The Flavobacterium johnsoniae genomic sequence TTCGTCTTTGATAATAGAGGGTTCGACTATTAATAAATCTTTAATATATGTTTCTTTAATTTTCATATACACTAAAATCTTTTTATTTTTTAAAGAAATTAAAAATGACTTTTTTTATTCTTTTCTTTTCTTCCCTTGTTAAATTCGATCCAGATGGTAAGCATAACCCCATTTTAAATAAATTCTCTGCAACTTCCCCTCCATAATAAGGGTATTTTTCAAAAATTGGCTGTAAATGCATTGGTTTCCATAGTGGTCTACTTTCAATGTTTTCTTTATCAAGCTCAATTCTTAAATCTTCAGTTCTTTTTCTGCTTTGTGGCAATATTAGAATTGCATTTAACCAATAAATAGATTGATAGTCCTCATTAAAAACTTGTAAAAGTTCTACATCTTCTATCTGATCAAAAATTTCATTATAAAATTTGTGATTTTCTTTTCTTCTAAGAATATTTTCATTTAGTACTTTTATTTGCCCTAATCCTACTCCAGCACAAATATTACTCATTCTGTAATTATATCCAATTTCGCTGTGTTGATAATGTGCCGCTGGATCTTTAGCTTGAGTTGAGTAAAAAATTGCTTTCTTTTTTTGGGAAAGATTTCTAGTAACCAAAGCTCCTCCGCTTGAAGTAGTAATAATTTTATTTCCATTAAATGAAAATATACTTAAATCACCAAAAGTACCACATTTTCTGCCTTTATAGCTACTTCCTAAGGCTTCAGCGCTATCTTCTATTACAGGAATGGAGTATTTATCTGCAATTGCATGAATTTCATCAACCTTATATGGATTACCATATAAATGAACAGCAATAATTGCTTTTGGTTTCTTCCCTTTTCTAATTCTATCTTTAATTGCTAATTCCAATTGTTGGGGGCAAATATTCCAAGTATCCGACTCGCTATCAACAAATACAGGAGTTGCTTTTTGATATAAGATAGGATTAGCAGAGGCTGAGAATGTCATACTTTGGCAAATAACCTCATCATCTTTATCAACACCTAATAAAATTAAGGCAAGATGTATTGCAGAGGTCCCTGAGTTTAAAGCCGACACAAAAGATTTTTCTCCTAAGTAATTTTCCAATACATTTTCAAACTCGTCAACATTAGAACCTCCAGTAGTAATCCATTGCGTAGTTAAAGCCTTTGCAATGTATTCTTTTTCGAATCCACTTTCTTGACATAGCGATAAATATATTCTTTCATTCATTAATAAGCCAATAATTAGAGGGATAACGAACACTATCCTCTTCTACATTAGTCAAAGGTAATGTTGTAAATGATATTAATTTTGAATTTGATTCCAAAAATTCAATAGCATTAGCATAACCTTCTGGAATATGAAGTATATTACTTTCATCTGGAGTAAGTAATATGTTGTCTATCTGTAAATCTTTCGAAGGAGATTCCCAGTTATCAATCTTAACAAAATGTACCCTTACTTTTCCATGAACGCAATAAAAAAATTTATTATCGATTTTGTGCCCTTGCCAACCTCTTAATGGGTATTCGTCTGAATTGCAAATAATATAAAATCGCTCAATAATATCAAACTTAAAATCATTAACAAACGAAATCTGCCCTCGTTCATCTCTATGAATCCCCCCTTTTATTAAATGAGGAAGTTTAATCTGTTTCAAGATATAGTTTCTTTATTATAAATTTTATTTAAATAAGGACTAAGTTAATATATTTTTAACAGTATCCACAATGTATTGCAGTTCTTCATTAGTCATATAAGGATATAATGGCAAAGAAACGTTTCCTGACCAAGTTAGCTCTGCATTTGGATAATCTTCTTTAATCAAGTTGTATCTTTCTTTGTAATAACTTAATTGATGAATTGGCTTGTAGTGTACAGAAGTACCAACACCTTGTTCTGACATTTTTTCTATAAATTCATTTCTCGAAATTGAAGATTTTTCGTTCAGTACAATTGGAAATAAATGCCAAGCATGATCTTCTAATTTATCATTACATATTGGTAAATCTATCATAGATAAATCTTTCAATTTTTCATAATAAAACTCTACAGCTTTTTGTCTTTCGGATCTAAACAATTCCGCTTTCTCTAGCTGACCTAAACCAATTGCTGCAGCTAAATCAGGCATATTATACTTGTATCCTGCATCGATGACATCATATTCCCATGACGGGGTTTTCGATGTAAATCGATCCCATATATCCCTGTTGATTCCATGCAAACGCATAGTTTTTACTCTTTTATATATGTTTTCGTCATTAGTCACCAACATTCCTCCTTCACCTGTTGTTATTGTTTTATTTGCGTAAAAGCTAAAACAAGTTATATCTCCAAAATTACCAACCAATTGTCCGTCCTTTCGAGTTGGAAATGCATGAGCAGCATCTTCCATAATTTTTATTCCATGACGATTACAAATCTCAATTAATTCTTTAATTTGAGCAGCTTGACCACCATAGTGAACAACAATTAATAACTTAATATCTTTATGTTTTTCTAAAGCTTTTTCTAAAATCTCTGGTGTAATCAAATTAGTACCATATTCTGTATCTATCGGAATTATTTCAGCACCAATATATCTTACTACTTCTCCAGTTGCTGCAAATGTCATACTTGGTATAAGTACTTTATCTCCAGCTTTTATCCCTAATGCATCAATTCCTAAATGTAAAGCCGCAGTACAAGAATTTACAGCGCAAGCATATTTCGCACCAATAAAATCAGCAAATTTCTTTTCAAACTCAAGTGTTTTACCTGCTGTTGTCAACCAGCCAGAATCTAATACTTCATTTAAATATTTTCTTTCACTATCTCCAATGAAAATTTTAGAAAAGGGAATTTTTGTTATTGTACTCATTTTACGATTATTTCTTTGATTGTTGTTAAAATAATTTTAGCATCTATTAAAATAGAATGATTTTCTACATAATCAATATACATTCTAAGTTTTTTAGGCAAAATTTCTTCTTTATATGTAAGTGTAGGGTTTTGAGAATTTGCTAATATCTCCTCCTCATTCCTAAACATTATTGATGCATTATCTGTTATACCTGGACGCATTCTATGAACAATTTCCCATTGGTCAGGAAAAATTTGTGTCCATTGTTGTACTTCTGGTCTTGGACCAACTAAAGACATATCGCCAATTAAAACATTGATTAATTGTGGTAATTCATCCAATTTAGTTTTACGTAATATACGCCCTAAAGGAGTAATACGAGAAGAATCGCCAGCATCAAAACTACCGTTAGTTTTTCCAGAGGCTACACTCATTGTTCTAAACTTAAATAGCTTAAATGGCTTTCCTTCTTTACCTACTCTAATCTGAATAAAAAATACAGGTCCAGGCATTTTAATTTTGATTAATAGCCCAATTAGAGTAAAGGGTATAATCAGAATTATTAAACCAATTAAAGAAAACAAAAAATCAATTATTCGTTTCATCTAACTTTTTTATCAATTTATACATATGCCTATTTGGGTAAGCTATGAAATCGTAATATACTTCATAACCAGATTTGTTATAAAATTTTACGACATTATCATTATTATTATAATCTGTAGTTAAGGCTATTTTTGATGCTGAGTGGCATTTCGCTTTTTTTTCAAATTCATCTAATAAAATTTTGCCGTAGCCCGATCCTTTAAGATCAGGCAACATAGCTATGGATAATAATTCTGCGTATTGTTTGTCGTCTTTTTTATCCGATTTTTTATTTATATTTTTAAATAGTCTGAAGATAACTTTCGGTCTACTTAATGAAACAAATAAAAGACTTTTAAAAAAAAGAAAGCTATTTTGAAACAAAAGTGTTTTATGATATCCAAGTGATTTACTTGTTCCTGTAGCAAATCCACATAGTTTTTCTTCATTATCAAATAAACCGATTCCAATACTTGTGTTGTTATTGATAGAAGCAGCATAATAAGTTTCGAGAAATTGTCTCCCTAAAGATGTTAAGAAAAAGTCTTTAAATGATTTTTCATGAACTTCCGCAATTTTTTTCACATCTGAGATATTTAAATCTCTTATTTTCATTTCTATTAATTTAAAATGTTAATTCCCTTCTTAGCTTTTCTGATATTTAACCTTCAAATCTGTTTATAAACTTAAAAAAGATTTTCTTACTGTTAGCCAACTCGGATAATATAATTTCTAGCTATTCTAATTACACTATGAAATCGTTTCCATAAACTTTCATTGTTAGGATAATCTACATAAGTTTTATTTGGTGATTTCATAATTACATCAAATTCGTCTTCAGAAAGACCTAATTTTTTAATTACATAATCTCTATCCTGATCTAACATATCCTTAGGTGCTGGTGGCTTGCTAATTTCAGCTAAAGCTTCATCTCTAGAGATTTGTCCTGAACAAACTAATGCTGATAAATATGATTTCCTTAAATCGTAACCAAATTTAACTGGCAAATAGAAAGCATGAAAGAATCTTGTAAATATAGACTCATAGTGTTTTCCTCCATAATCTTGCCATCCAAGTTCATCAATAAGTGTTTGCTTTGCCTCAGCTTTGTTATAAGGTATATAATTTAAAATAGGCACCCATCTAATTCCTCTTACTAATAAATAATCTACATAATCTAATGTTGACAAACTTGGATAAGTTTTCATCTTAACTTTTCCAAACTGGCGATGAAGTGACTTAATTAATTTCGAATCTTTGGAACCATATAACCATGATTCCGGCATGATAGATTCTGTAACGACATTATTCCCCGCAATGATATAAGGAATTTTCATTTTAGCAGCAGTCTTAATTAAAAGTGCCCAAATTGCATGATCGGTAGGAATTTCAATATTTGAAATTGAAGATTTCAAAAATGATGTTTGAATATCTCTAAATTCTTTCCAATCTAAAACACAAGTATCGAGATCAATATCTAAGCGTTTTACAATTTGCTCAACATTTGCTACTGCTAATTCTGTATTCCATCCATTATCAAGGTGTATAGCAAAAGCTCGAAGACCATATTTCTTTTTAATTATATAAGCTACGTATGAACTATCTACACCTCCGCTTAATCCAATCAAACAATCATATCTTGAATTTTTACCTTTACGTTTTATTTCTTCAATTAATTTTTCTAGTTTTTCTTCACCACCTTTATCTGTATGCACATCATTAACAAGTACATTATCATAATTATGGCAAAAATTACAAACTCCATCGTTATCGAATGTTATTTCTTTTGCCGTTTCATCCATTATACAACGGCTACAAACTTTTACTGTATTCATTTTTTTTGATTAATATGATTATTCTTTTAATTCTTGTTCAAGTTGATCAGCAGTAATATAACTTATCAATACAGCCCTATGCACTCCTTGAAAGACAAACATTGATCCTGCTGCAACGGCAGAAACGCCTGCTTTTATAGCTTTTATAAAATCTGTAATAGTACCGGCTCCTCCCACAGAAACAACAGGTATATCGAGCATTGCAGTAACTTTTCCTATGAGATCCAAGTCATATCCCTGCATTGTTCCATCTTTATCTATATTATTAATTACTAATTCGCCAAAACCTATTTCTTGAATTAATCTAATACAGCTATCCAGACTTATATTTTGTTTCTTTTTTCCACTATTTGAATAAATTTTGTAACTCCCCCAAATATCTTTTTTAACATCTATTGATGCAACAATACTTTGACTACCGTAAATTTTTATAGCTTCTTCAATTAATTCTTTGTTCTCAAAAATAACTGAATTTAAAATTACTTTCTCTACTCCTATATTAAATAGTTGCTCGATATGTCCCATTTTTGAAATACCTCCTCCATATCCAACAGGCATAAATGCTTCCGAAACAATTTCTTTAATCTCAATGAAATTTGGAGGTGTTCCATTTCTACTAGCACCAATATCCAATAATACTAATTCGTCAACTTCTTTTTTATTAAAAATTCTAACAGCATTAATTGGATCTCCAATGTATCTGTCTTTCGAAAACTTCACTGTCTTAACTAATCCTCCATCGTTTAACAATAGAATTGGTATTATTCTTGTCCTAAGCATCAATATTTTTCTAAAAAGTTTTTAAATAGACTAACTCCAAAACGATGGCTCTTTTCTGGATGAAATTGTGCTCCTATCAGATTATCAACTTGAAAAGAAGAGACAAAATCAAATCCGTATGTAGTTTTTGTAAGTATATCAATTTCATTTTGGCATTTTACAAAATAGGAATGGACAAAATAAAATCTAGAATCATCATCTAAGCCTTCCAAAATATCTGACGGCTTATTAACATGAATCCTATTCCATCCCATATGTGGAACTTTAAGTTTGGAATCTGTTCCAAAATCAAATTTTTTAACTTCTGCGTTAATAAATGAAAGACCTGGTAATGATCCTTCTTCACTAGATTCACACATAATTTGCATCCCTAGACATATTCCTAAAAAAGGCTTTTTCTTAACCAAAGCCATTTCCTTAAGTACATCCATCAAACCCAATTCTTTGATATTCGTCATAGCTCGATCAAAATGACCAACTCCAGGTAGAATAATTTTATCTGCATCTAAAATAACATTTGGTTCTGAGCTTATGATAGCTTTTACGCCCAAATATTTTAACATATTATCAATTGATCCGATATTTCCCATACCATAATCAATGATAACAACTTTTTGATTTTTATATTCCATTAGATGATTTTCTAAATTTGGCTAATCAATTCAATATACCGTTCAGTTAGCAACTTGTAATCATAATTCTGAGAAGCGTTTCTAGCATTAACACAAATTGCATGATATTCACTCTTATCCATTTTATAAAAAGACAAGATTGCATCTGCATATTCTTTGGAATTTTTAAATTCCTTTGCTATTCCAATATTAAACTTTTTAATAGGACAATAACTCATTTCTACGTTAGCACAAATGGGTTTTCCACTTGCCATATATTGAAAGGATTTACTTTGACTGCCACCGTAACGAAGAATTGAACTAGGCTTATAATTGAGAATATTTAATGAGCTTTTACTCAAAATATAAGGAACATATTTAAGCTCCACCCATTTTTGCTTAAAAACAACGTTTTCAATTTGGTTATCTTTGCAATATTGCTCTAAGGTTAGTCTGTCTTCTCCATCACCGTAAATTAAAAATTTAATATCAGTTACATCCTTTAAATGCTGAGCAGCTTCTACTAATTGCATAACGTTGTTAGCAAGTCGAATTGATCCAATATAAACAACTTTAAAAACATGATCATTTTCTAAATCATCATCTGCTATTTTATAATTTACTTTATTATAATCAAAATCTTCTAAATCTACTCCATTATTAATATAATGCACTCTATCGATATCTATTTTACCTCCTTGATCTATATCCCATTTTCTTTCTTTGATGTAATCTTTTCCTCCTTCCATTGAGAAAATAAGCAAATTAGCTTTTTTATAGAGCCAATTTTCAGCCCAATATGCAAGTTTTACTAATGGATTTTTTTTTGATACTAATCCATAAGCTACAAAAGATTCAGGCCATAAATCAACAATATCAACAATAAATTTGGCCTTAACTTTTTTAGCAACAAAATAAGTGATGTTGCCGAAAGGAACGGCAGCTATATGAGAAATAAAATCTGGTTTTTCAAAACGTGATGTAAACCACCATAGTCTAAAATAAAATTGTAAAATACTATAAATTCTAATTAAGCCATTAGAATTGTAATTAGATGTTCGAATATGAATAAACTTTTGTCCATTTTCATATTCAGCAAATTTATAAGGAGACTTATCTTCAATTAAATTAATATTAGTATTATGCAAAAAACTTCCACTTATAATTGTTACATCATAACCGTTCAAACGCAAATATTGTGCACGCTTAAGAGTTTGAATTCTTGCCTCATACTTAGGAGGCATAGCAGCTGGATTAATTAACCATACTTTTTTCACTATAAAATCCAATTATTAATTGCGGTAATAATGGTCGTAATTTCTTCTTCTGTCATAACCGGACTAATTGGCAAACTTAGTTCCTCATTATGAATTTGTTCTGTTATAGGAAATGACATTTCATTGTACTCCTTATAACATAACTGTTTATGAGGAGGAATTGGATAATGAATTAATGTCTGCACCTCATTGGCTGTAAGATATTGCTGAAGCTCATTTCTATTTTTAGAAAAAATCGGAAATAAATGAAAGACATGACTATTCCAATCTGAAAGCGTTGGTATAACAACTAAAGAATTTTTTATTTCATTCATATACCTGCGAGCAACATGCTTTCTTGCTTCTACATCTCTATCGAGATATTTCAATTTTATATCTAGTACAGCTGCTTGAATTTCATCTAATCGACTATTCAATCCCTTGTACTTGCTTACATATTTTTCACTTGAGCCATAATTAGCTAAAGCCCTAATTGTTTTCGTTAGCTCATCATCATTAGTAGTAACGGCTCCTGCGTCTCCTAAAGCACCTAAATTTTTACCTGGATAAAAACTGTGTCCTGAGGCATCACCAATTGCTCCTGTTTTTATATTACCAAATAAACAACCATGAGCTTGGGCATTATCTTCAATAAGTTTTAAATTATGCTTCTTACATAAATTTCCAATTTTATCAGTATAACTACATCTTCCATAAAGATGCACAATCATAATCGCTTTAGTTTTATCTGAAATAACTTCTTCGATTCTATCATCATCTATCTGAAGTGTTATAGGATCTGGTTCTACAAAAACTGGAATCAAATTGTTATCGGTAATTGCAAGTACTGAAGCAATATAAGTATTTATTGGAACTACTACTTCATCACCTTCATTCATTATACCAAGTTCTATGTAAGCTCTCAGGATAAGTCTTAAAGCATCCAAACCATTTGCTACTCCAATTGTATGCTTTGTGCCTATATATTTAGAATAATTTTTTTCAAATGTACTGTTTGCTTCTCCTTGTAAATACCATCCAGAAGAAATTACTTTATTTATAGCAACTTGAATTTCATTTGAAAATTCATCATTTACTTTTTTTAGATTTAAAAATGGAATCATATTATTTTTCAATTTTTCTTATAAATTTTGCAGGACTTCCTAACCATAGTTCATTATCTGGAACATCTTTTGTAACCAAACTCCCAGCACCAATCATAGCATTTTCTCCAATTGTAACTCCTCCTAAAATTGTAGATGCAGCGCCTATTGAAGCATTTCTCTTGATCAATGTTCTTTGTAATTCAAATGGCATTTTTGCACGTGGATATTTATCATTAGTAAAAGTTACATTTGGACCAATTTGAACATTATCTTCAATAGTTATCCCATCCCAAAGATAGACTCCATTTTTAACCGTTACATTGTTTCCTATCACCACATCATTTTCTATAAAACAATGTGCACAAATATTACAATCGCTGCCAACTTTTGCATTTTTAAGTACCACGACATATTGCCAAATATTTGTACTCTCATGCACTTGTTCACTAATACATTCTGCTAATTTATGTATCATCTATTTTTTATAATTTATAAATTCTTGAAAATCTCTGATATAATCAGACTCATTATACAAATGCGAAGCTAGTACCAAACACACAGAACCTGAAGAAAAATCATCAAGTTCTCTCCAAATACCTGGTACAATTAACAAACCTACATTTGGATTATTTAAAAAGAAAGTTCTTTTAATATGTCCATCATTTAATGTAATGCTAAAACTTCCACTAGCTGCAACAATCAATTGATGTAATTCTTTATGACCATGACCACCTCTACTCTCATTTCCTGGAATATCATACAAATAATATATCCTTTCAATCGGGAACGGAACGCTTTTGTTCTCCTCTATAATAGTTATATTACCAGCTCTATTGTGGATTTTATTCAATTCAATTAAACCACAGCCATAAACAGTACTCTCTTTCATATTAAATTCCCTTTAACTTTAAAAATTGATCATAATCTCTAATATAATCATCATTAGAAAATATTGTTGAACTAGAAACCATAGCCAGCGAATTGGTTGAAAAGTTATTCATTTCTCTCCAAAGTGTTGAAGGAATGTAAAGACCATAATATGATCTATTTAAAGTAAAGGTTTTCTTTTCTTTTCCATCATCAACTATCACGTCAAAACTACCCGATAATGCAATTATGAATTCATGTTGTTCTAAAAATGCATGCCCCCCTCTTGCAAAACCTCCAGGCACATCATAAATCCAATATGTTCTTTTAATTTTAAAAGGAATATGATTGTTTGATTCCAAAAATGACAAGTTACCTCTCTGATCTTCAATTTTCGGAAGATTAATTATTTTGACGTCTTCTAAAAACATATAAAACTAATTATTAATAGTTATCTTTTCTAAATAATCTAATGCGACTTTACTATCAGTTAAAAGTGATGCTGTTTCAATGGCTTTATTTGCTACAAACATTTTATCCTCATAAGACATTTGATTTATCTTTATAAACAAGTCTCTTAATTCCTCTACATTTCTTGCCTCACAAAGAAATCCATTTTCTCCATGTTTTATAACCCCATCTATTCCTTGTCCAATCGTTCCGATAGTAATACATCCTTTGCTCATTGCTTCAACATATACTAAACCAAAAGCTTCAGGTTTACTTACCATTACAAAAACATCCTTCTCGATCATTTTCTTTTGCACTTCATCTCTAGATAATTTACCTAACATAGTAACGCATTGTCCAAGATCAAGTTCTACAATTTTCTGTGAAATCTTTTCCTTCAACATTCCTTCTCCAAGTATTTCTAAAGTGAAATTTCGATCCGGAAATGCCAAATTTACAGCTTCCAATAAAATATCAATATTTTTTAAAGGTATTAGCATTCCTACAAAACAAATTGAAATTTTATTTCCTTTAAATTTTGTTTTTGGCGTTTCTGATAAAATATAATTTTCAGGAATTCCAGATGGGCAAATAAAAACATTGTTTCTTTCCCCAAATAACCTTAAAAAATTGTTTTTCATTTCTTCAAAACGAAATCCTACATAATCTAAATTATTTAACAACTGTTTCGCACTTGAACCAAATAAATCAGAAATTACTTTTGGGTTTTCATGTAATACTAATGAGGTTCTTACATTTGGATAATATTTCTTAAGCTCAGTAATTAATGGCAATTGCGGATTTACAAAATGCGAAATAATTACATCTGGCATAAATTTTTTATTCAGATTATCATCGTGAATAATCTTAGCTTGTTTTTTTATGGTACTATTAAAAAACTTAAAATGAGGAAATATTTTAAAAATAGGCTGACTTATAACATTAATATCCTCATGAGTAAATTCAACTCTTTTATTTAATCGAACAAAAGGTATAAAATCTGTTTGGAAGATTTTCTTCAAAAGTGTCTGGAAAATTTTTGCAAAAAAATAGAAGAAACGAGGAAAAACTGATCTAAAATGGACAACACGAACCTCATGTCCTTGTTGAACCCATTCTTTTGCATAGTAATGTACAACTGGAGTATCAAAAGTACTATTGGGGTTAGGGTATTCAGATGTTAATATTAGTAATTTCATTTTTCACTTATCATTTTATTACAGAAAAAATAGAATAAAGGATTTAAAAAATCTATATTTTTTTCCATACCATTTTATTAATTATACCAGTATAACTTTGAATAAGTTTAATCACCTTAATTGATACATTTTCGTCTACATAAGCGCTAACTACACTTGATTTCTCTTCATTTTTATTCATTTCAACGGCTACATTAACAGCTTGCATAATTTGTTCAGATGTTATAGAACCAATTGTAAATACTCCTTTTTCTATTGCTTCTGGCCTTTCAGTTGAAGTTCGTATTGAAACCGCAGGAAAGCCAAAGTATGCACTTTCTTCTGGTAATGTTCCACTATCCGAAACTACGCAAAAAGCATTTTGTTGAAGTTTATTATAATCATAAAAACCCAATGGTTCATTCAAAATAACATTCTGATGAAATTTGAATCCAATTCTTTCAATATTCTTTTTTGAACGTGGGTGGCAACTGTATAATATTGGAAATTTATATTCTTCTGCCATTGCATTGATTGAATTCATAAGAGAATAAAAATTACTTTCAATATCTATATTTTCTTCTCTATGAGCAGAAAGCAAAATATATTTTCCAGCTTCTAATTTTAGGTCTTCTAATACAGAACTATCGTTAATTTCTTTAATACTATCACTAAGTATTTCTGCCATTGGTGAGCCGACTACATGAGTATATTCAGATTTTACACCAGATTCTAGAATATAACGTCTTGCATGTTCTGAGTAACATAAATTGACATCGCTAGTAACATCAACAATTCTTCGAATAACCTCTTCTGGCAAATTTTCATCCTTGCAACGATTTCCAGCTTCCATATGAAAGATTGGAATTTTAAGTCGTTTGGCAGAAATTACACTTAAACATGAATTAGTATCACCCAAAACAATAACAGCATCGGGCTTAACTTCATTAAGCAACTCATAAGACTTTGCAATTACGTTCCCCATTGTTTGTCCTAGATTTTCTCCAACAACGCCAAGATAATGATCCGGTTCTCTTAAACCTAAATCTTTAAAAAAAACTTCATTTAATGAATAATCGTAATTTTGTCCTGTATGGACTAAAATGTGGTCAAAATATTTGTCACTCTTTTTTATTATTGATGACATTTTAATTATCTCAGGACGAGTTCCAACAATCGTCATAAGTTTTAGTTTTTTCATATTGCTTAATTAAAATATGTTATAATGTGGGTACATTTCTTTATGATTTTTAATCCAATCTGCTAATTCAGCAATCATTGTTTCATAATCAGGAATTAAATAATCAAATTCAAACTTAGTACGTTTGAGAGATTTGTCTGCCAAAATTCCTTCAACGGGATTTATATC encodes the following:
- a CDS encoding DegT/DnrJ/EryC1/StrS family aminotransferase, which produces MIPFLNLKKVNDEFSNEIQVAINKVISSGWYLQGEANSTFEKNYSKYIGTKHTIGVANGLDALRLILRAYIELGIMNEGDEVVVPINTYIASVLAITDNNLIPVFVEPDPITLQIDDDRIEEVISDKTKAIMIVHLYGRCSYTDKIGNLCKKHNLKLIEDNAQAHGCLFGNIKTGAIGDASGHSFYPGKNLGALGDAGAVTTNDDELTKTIRALANYGSSEKYVSKYKGLNSRLDEIQAAVLDIKLKYLDRDVEARKHVARRYMNEIKNSLVVIPTLSDWNSHVFHLFPIFSKNRNELQQYLTANEVQTLIHYPIPPHKQLCYKEYNEMSFPITEQIHNEELSLPISPVMTEEEITTIITAINNWIL
- a CDS encoding acyltransferase, producing MIHKLAECISEQVHESTNIWQYVVVLKNAKVGSDCNICAHCFIENDVVIGNNVTVKNGVYLWDGITIEDNVQIGPNVTFTNDKYPRAKMPFELQRTLIKRNASIGAASTILGGVTIGENAMIGAGSLVTKDVPDNELWLGSPAKFIRKIEK
- a CDS encoding sugar 3,4-ketoisomerase → MKESTVYGCGLIELNKIHNRAGNITIIEENKSVPFPIERIYYLYDIPGNESRGGHGHKELHQLIVAASGSFSITLNDGHIKRTFFLNNPNVGLLIVPGIWRELDDFSSGSVCLVLASHLYNESDYIRDFQEFINYKK
- a CDS encoding sugar 3,4-ketoisomerase, with amino-acid sequence MFLEDVKIINLPKIEDQRGNLSFLESNNHIPFKIKRTYWIYDVPGGFARGGHAFLEQHEFIIALSGSFDVIVDDGKEKKTFTLNRSYYGLYIPSTLWREMNNFSTNSLAMVSSSTIFSNDDYIRDYDQFLKLKGI
- a CDS encoding glycosyltransferase family 4 protein → MKLLILTSEYPNPNSTFDTPVVHYYAKEWVQQGHEVRVVHFRSVFPRFFYFFAKIFQTLLKKIFQTDFIPFVRLNKRVEFTHEDINVISQPIFKIFPHFKFFNSTIKKQAKIIHDDNLNKKFMPDVIISHFVNPQLPLITELKKYYPNVRTSLVLHENPKVISDLFGSSAKQLLNNLDYVGFRFEEMKNNFLRLFGERNNVFICPSGIPENYILSETPKTKFKGNKISICFVGMLIPLKNIDILLEAVNLAFPDRNFTLEILGEGMLKEKISQKIVELDLGQCVTMLGKLSRDEVQKKMIEKDVFVMVSKPEAFGLVYVEAMSKGCITIGTIGQGIDGVIKHGENGFLCEARNVEELRDLFIKINQMSYEDKMFVANKAIETASLLTDSKVALDYLEKITINN
- the wecB gene encoding non-hydrolyzing UDP-N-acetylglucosamine 2-epimerase — protein: MKKLKLMTIVGTRPEIIKMSSIIKKSDKYFDHILVHTGQNYDYSLNEVFFKDLGLREPDHYLGVVGENLGQTMGNVIAKSYELLNEVKPDAVIVLGDTNSCLSVISAKRLKIPIFHMEAGNRCKDENLPEEVIRRIVDVTSDVNLCYSEHARRYILESGVKSEYTHVVGSPMAEILSDSIKEINDSSVLEDLKLEAGKYILLSAHREENIDIESNFYSLMNSINAMAEEYKFPILYSCHPRSKKNIERIGFKFHQNVILNEPLGFYDYNKLQQNAFCVVSDSGTLPEESAYFGFPAVSIRTSTERPEAIEKGVFTIGSITSEQIMQAVNVAVEMNKNEEKSSVVSAYVDENVSIKVIKLIQSYTGIINKMVWKKI